The Halobaculum sp. MBLA0143 genome includes a region encoding these proteins:
- the cydB gene encoding cytochrome d ubiquinol oxidase subunit II has translation MTDLYGLADGPLFGLPLPELWFGLVFAMLATFLFLDGFDFGAGVVFGLVGDDETARETVLSAVGPFWDGNEVWLVVFGGALFAVFPAAYASLFGRHYLLLFGVLAALIARGLAPEMYEQRHDDRWQRWWGHAFVAGSVAAPALLGVFVGDWVAGTGSFSPAGLVAGPTVVALTIVSGVAFLRVKTRGALRDRLRPWGERALLAYLVGVGATLVALATTAGRADAVVSPTVAGSVVVSLALAAGYVVALRRDRDHAALVAAAGLTVGLVTVVASSLYPTIDPASGLTVSEAAVSTLPLNLTSLGAALLLPLVATYFVVLYSAFAGPARAEGY, from the coding sequence ATGACTGACCTCTACGGGCTCGCCGACGGTCCCCTGTTCGGGCTGCCGTTACCGGAGCTGTGGTTCGGACTCGTGTTCGCCATGCTGGCGACGTTCCTGTTCCTGGACGGGTTCGACTTCGGCGCCGGTGTCGTGTTCGGACTCGTCGGCGACGACGAGACGGCCCGCGAGACGGTGTTGTCGGCCGTCGGCCCGTTTTGGGACGGCAACGAGGTGTGGCTCGTCGTGTTCGGCGGTGCCCTGTTCGCCGTGTTCCCGGCCGCGTACGCCTCCCTGTTCGGGCGGCACTACCTCCTCCTGTTCGGGGTGTTGGCGGCGCTGATCGCCCGCGGGCTCGCCCCCGAGATGTACGAGCAACGCCACGACGACCGCTGGCAGCGGTGGTGGGGGCACGCGTTCGTCGCCGGCAGCGTCGCCGCGCCGGCGCTGTTGGGCGTGTTCGTCGGCGACTGGGTCGCCGGCACGGGCTCGTTCTCGCCAGCCGGACTCGTCGCCGGCCCGACTGTCGTCGCGCTGACGATCGTCTCCGGCGTCGCCTTCCTCCGGGTGAAGACCAGGGGAGCGCTCCGAGACCGGCTCCGCCCGTGGGGTGAGCGTGCGCTGCTCGCGTACCTCGTCGGCGTCGGCGCTACGCTCGTGGCGCTGGCGACGACCGCCGGGCGCGCCGACGCCGTCGTCTCGCCGACGGTCGCGGGGTCGGTGGTCGTTTCGCTGGCGCTTGCGGCGGGCTACGTCGTCGCGCTCCGGCGTGACCGCGACCACGCCGCGCTCGTGGCCGCCGCCGGACTCACCGTCGGCCTCGTCACCGTCGTCGCGTCGTCGTTGTACCCCACTATCGACCCCGCCAGCGGGCTGACGGTGTCCGAGGCCGCCGTGTCGACGCTGCCGTTGAACCTGACGAGCCTGGGCGCGGC
- a CDS encoding cytochrome ubiquinol oxidase subunit I, producing MIDPVLGSRLQFALTTIVHIVFPVVSMGLAPFLIYFTVREIRTGEPIYEQLRRFWTRIFAVSFVVGTVTGIVLEFEFGTNFAAFSRTAGELFGGPLAMEGMMAFMLEATFLGVFVFGRDRVSDRLYVVSSLAVGVGTWLSAVWILIANSWMQTPRGYELATENGHEVVHLVDPIAAYFNPRFGYMYVHMQNAAVESVALLMAGVAAYYVYRHHVWGNPVQNVAFWQTTLKVALVALLLTAPLQVLHGDMYARHVGETQPQKFAAMEAVWETESYVPEYLVAVPTDLSDVTDPRAKELFGLGIPGGASWLASGGDPTAEITGLDEFETEAPPVAVVFWAFRAMVGLGFWFVLLAFWGGYRWLTGGLYEDGLLHASLMASTVLGVVAVELGWVVTEVGRQPWVIQGVMKTTEGVTPGLTPTEATITLAGFVVVYAGLLSLYTYVVVRIVRAGPPGTEELSSPAVDHDRPVEPPAGVASDD from the coding sequence ATGATCGACCCAGTGCTCGGCAGTCGGCTGCAGTTCGCGCTCACGACTATCGTCCACATCGTCTTCCCCGTCGTGAGCATGGGACTCGCACCGTTCTTGATCTACTTCACCGTCCGAGAGATCCGGACCGGCGAGCCGATCTACGAGCAGTTGCGTCGCTTCTGGACCAGAATCTTCGCCGTCTCCTTCGTCGTCGGCACCGTCACCGGAATCGTCCTGGAGTTCGAGTTCGGCACCAACTTCGCCGCGTTCTCCCGGACCGCCGGCGAACTGTTCGGCGGACCGCTGGCGATGGAAGGGATGATGGCGTTCATGCTGGAGGCGACGTTCCTGGGCGTGTTCGTGTTCGGACGCGACCGGGTGTCCGACCGGCTGTACGTCGTCTCCTCGCTCGCGGTCGGCGTCGGCACCTGGCTGTCTGCGGTGTGGATCCTGATCGCCAACTCCTGGATGCAGACCCCGCGGGGGTACGAACTGGCGACCGAGAACGGCCACGAGGTCGTCCACCTCGTCGACCCCATCGCCGCCTATTTCAATCCCCGATTCGGCTACATGTACGTCCACATGCAGAACGCGGCGGTAGAGTCCGTCGCGCTGCTGATGGCCGGAGTCGCCGCCTACTACGTCTACCGTCACCACGTCTGGGGGAACCCCGTCCAGAACGTCGCATTCTGGCAGACGACGCTGAAAGTCGCGCTCGTCGCGCTCCTGCTCACCGCCCCGCTCCAGGTGTTGCACGGCGACATGTACGCCCGCCACGTCGGCGAGACACAGCCGCAGAAGTTCGCCGCGATGGAGGCCGTCTGGGAGACGGAGTCGTACGTTCCGGAGTACCTCGTCGCCGTCCCGACGGACCTCTCGGACGTGACGGACCCCCGCGCCAAGGAGTTGTTCGGACTCGGCATCCCGGGCGGTGCCTCCTGGCTCGCGTCCGGGGGTGATCCGACGGCCGAGATCACCGGGCTCGACGAGTTCGAGACGGAGGCACCGCCCGTGGCGGTCGTCTTCTGGGCGTTTCGCGCGATGGTCGGGCTCGGCTTCTGGTTCGTCCTGCTCGCCTTCTGGGGTGGCTACCGTTGGCTGACGGGCGGACTGTACGAAGACGGGCTGTTACACGCCAGTCTGATGGCCTCCACCGTGTTGGGAGTCGTCGCAGTGGAACTCGGCTGGGTCGTCACGGAGGTGGGACGCCAGCCGTGGGTGATCCAGGGCGTGATGAAGACCACCGAGGGCGTCACGCCGGGACTGACGCCGACAGAGGCGACGATCACTCTCGCCGGATTCGTCGTCGTCTACGCCGGGCTGTTGTCGCTTTACACCTACGTCGTCGTTCGGATCGTCCGGGCTGGCCCGCCCGGCACGGAGGAGTTGTCGTCCCCGGCCGTCGATCACGACCGTCCGGTGGAGCCACCGGCGGGGGTGGCGAGCGATGACTGA
- a CDS encoding helix-turn-helix domain-containing protein has translation MSEPVADQLRTEMECEGLLECLYGLTELDREVFGALVESETALTVDQVAETVDRERSTAYRSVRRLVDTGLVEREQINYDDGGYYHVFSPVDGEEAAGEFQRLLNEWYAQMGGLIAEFREKYDGAAAERSE, from the coding sequence ATGTCGGAACCAGTCGCAGATCAGCTCCGGACGGAGATGGAGTGTGAGGGGTTACTGGAGTGTCTGTACGGGCTAACGGAGCTGGACCGAGAGGTGTTCGGCGCGCTCGTCGAGTCCGAGACGGCGCTGACGGTCGATCAGGTGGCGGAGACGGTCGACCGCGAACGCTCGACGGCGTACCGCTCCGTCCGTCGCCTCGTCGACACCGGGCTCGTCGAGCGCGAACAGATCAACTACGACGACGGCGGCTACTACCACGTGTTCTCCCCCGTCGACGGGGAGGAGGCGGCCGGCGAGTTCCAACGCCTGCTCAACGAGTGGTACGCCCAGATGGGCGGGCTGATCGCGGAGTTCCGAGAGAAGTACGACGGTGCCGCCGCCGAGCGATCGGAGTGA